The DNA window ACATGCATATTTTACAGCCATACTGCATCAACAGGTTGGTGTTTAATGACTTGAAGTGTATGGGTGTATGCATTTGGAGTTGAAGGATACAGACTTGTTTGGTTTGATTGTCTCACCAGTTTGGTCTTCTTAGTAGTAGCtttgaaatgtattatttttattaccaCCTTATAGGTGTCAAGTAAAAAAAGAGTAGTTCACGTACAATTAGTAAAAGATAaaaattttaaattcaattttgttttcttttacaaaaaaagggaatattttttaaataaaaaatacaatagttgCAGTTTTATCTGTTTTGGGTGAAGaggtcattgaaaaaaatgtaagaaacaaattacttttgggggggaaaaaacaacaacttattGCTTAGTGACATTGCTAAACTTTGAATTCAACTACACTGGGAGTACTGGCTCATgtgtcaatgccattgacagcactattgatttttttttctttttagtaatGTGCATCAGACATCAAAAAGTGATGTCCCCATTTACAGTAACCAAGAAAATCTACATAATTGTTTACTGCATCTTGGTGGTTTTTCCCATGACAATGTTGTTTCCTTTTCAAAGCTCACAGAAGTCTTAAGGTTAACGTAAACAATTTCTCACAGTGCCACCAAATATACCAGATtgagaaaatatatacatttcaaaACCTCAGGTTGAAGTGGCCATTTCAACTACAAATGCATTTATAtgtacaaaacattttttacaaaagataattcctcaaaaatgttatgttttacTTACTAGATATATTGTTGGCAAATGAAGAATACCTTattaaactaaatatttttcaaatccaGTGTTGGAGAACAGAAAAGAGAGCATAGAAGAGACCAGACTGTGGAGAGTAGGAAAATATGACGTGTGGTAACAATAAACAGTAGCCACGCTTGGAGAAggcgcaaaaaaaacaaaaaaaatgaaggtggTCAGGTGAAAGTGGGTCATCCAAATCTGTCAGTAGCAACATATGCAATCGTGTGAGAAAAGCAGCCCAAAATGCTATGAAACAAAAACGAAAATGAAATCAGAATACATTATCAAtataaaaataagaatacaCTCACATAAGAATTTTAttaaactctttcagtgccattgacgttgaCAGACATCCAGATTCACACCGTTTTTTGGGATATccccataatatttaaaatgttcaggtaaaaatcaacaggaacctgcaaatgccccaaaatgtgcAGAAAGTAACCCATAAAAGCCCCCAAATTATGACAAAGTGacctaaaatgcccccaaatcaacaggtaGCCACCTATTACAATTTCTCTAGAAATTCCATTTTCTGTTGTCTGAGTGTTGCATTTGTTTTGCCAGATCAAATTATACAAGAAAAATAATGCAACCCTAGCAAACCATTTTAGCTTATTGTTTTTCCCCACTGTTAGGTGGCTCGATGTGCCAAagagaaaaaggaagaacagcCAGTCTTCAATGAAGAGTATGTCTGGTAAGGACAAATCACCTCAAACTTATCCCATTCCTGTTTTTGTCATCaccaaagtgaaaaaaaagatatgttAGTTACTAGATTAGTCACATAAGATGCTCAGGCTTTGATGTCTTGCCGTTGTATTATATTCAACGCACCTCATCATACTAGAACTAACTCCCCCATGGACTGTTAATGGTATTCTAGCTTTGTACTCACTGTTGTGTTAGACTCCTTGCTGTTTTTGTTCGAGTCTTTGTGGAACATGAATAACCTCGAAGGAAGCTTTTTGTATACCTGTTAACAATTACTGAAAGGTCTGGACTCAAGTATAGGATTGAAACTTTTAAAAGTCAAAGTGAATAATGAATATTAGACTCATTTTCCAAGTATCCATCATTTTCTTCCTCGTATTTGTGATCATATCGCATGGGCAGCAACTCCGTATTGACCGGGAGGGGCGAATAAGCATTCTCtcaatccaaatggattggacatcgagTGCCAGCAACTGAAATATGACCCATTCATTGCCAATTatcacagtttaaatgaattgaatattcATTTGCAAAAAGAGACCACAATCAATTTGAACCTTGTCTACAAAATTGGATTCAGATATCAAATAGAACGctttcaatttaaatacaatGTGATGTCCAAACAGAACGTTTGATCATCAAGCTTCAAAGTCTCAAAGTTGGAGAATAAAGTGAAAGAGAAGTTCCATATCAAGACTTCCATCTGTGCATCCACACAATGGCTTTGATCCTCTAAATATATGATTTCATGCTGAGCGCAAACACAATAATAAATCCCCAGCATGTGATAACATTGCTTCTATTTTGAGTAATGCGTATTcataacaaaaatattcaaaaacaaTTTGGTTAGATGAGCAATCCTTCAAAGATAAATGTAAACATCTTCCATGTACCTGATGTTCATCGCTCTTCACTCACCATTGGGTATTCACCTCTCTCTTCATCCCATCCCATCTTTCTCCttaacctcctcctcctcctctcctatAGCTCTTAGCATCTCTGTTCCAGGGTACATCCCCAGCTACTTGGAGAAGGATGAGCCATGCGTGGTGTGCGGTGACAAGGCAACGGGTTACCACTACCGATGCATCACATGCGAAGGGTGCAAGGTACAGTCACAGTCTTTCAAATGTCGGGTCAAGCAAATAAGAAAAGAGTCGTTATAGCAGTCACAATGCTTAATTCAGACAACGTTATGATTCCTATTTGTCCATAACTCATTGGCATTAAATCATGTTGAATCCAATCATTCTGACAACAGAACTTTTTGCATATCTGCACCCTAACGGTTGAAacaattattaattaaatacagtggtggtccgtgcattttctcgtagcgccttcaacgggtaaaatccacttcctagcagaatttaatgattaaatacaaatactggagcttttcagacattacaaccgggccggggggtgattttcccgggaaaagacagcgatgaacgtcaatggcgtactggcaaacattgcccgaaaatggggcagcatttagtgattaaatacaaacactggagtcttatcgacgcttgtttaaagcggcagagcccgcagaactgattgtgaaggccttgaggcagatttctgaccctggcaacaaataatggctgaaatgtgattggttaaatgcgtcaatatgaaaacacacatctggaagcagtgtaaccagggaaataggaagctaacagacaatttggaattatttaataattattgatggacaaaaaataaaatatatgattcagatatttcttaggccagcagagaaggccttgaaggccctgacggcctgccactgattAAATATGGAGATAAAATGATACAGTGTTCCAAATTGATTCTCACCGAAATCAAACTTCTcttaaattctaaaaaaaatagtcatatgctcaatttttccacatttatttACTCTTAAACTGACAGTTTTACTGCTGTTATATCATCATAATCTGTGAAATCAATTTTGGTACAAATAGCCCATTGAAAGCTACCGTTTTGCTTTTTGCCCACAAGGAGCTGTGTTTTAGCTGTcacatggtgatttttttatCTGGTGAAGTAACATTAGCGGCATTGTAATTCAtagaaaattcacattttttcatGTAGATTATTTTGAGCCGGAAAAAATTGCACTTCCACCAACTCTCTTTATTATGAAGCAGCATTTACGTCACTTAATGAATTTCCCTCTTTCTGTTTCCTGTTTACCTCAACTTATCTTGTCCCAATCTTTTATCTCTGCTTTTTTGTTCCTTGTTGCCATTCAAGGGTTTCTTCCGACGAACCATCCAAAAAAACCTCCACCCGGCGTACTCTTGTAAATATGAAGCCTGTTGCATCATCGACAAGATCACGCGGAACCAGTGCCAGCTCTGTCGCTTTAAAAAGTGCATCTCCGTTGGAATGGCCATGGACTGTGAGTTTCTATTAACTAAATAAGAACCTTATCTTCTGTACACTACCTTTACATGTGAATGACCTTACTCAGTGGTCCTCCGCCATTTTTGTGACACAGACCAGTTTACCGTAAACGAATGTTCATTatcccttcccagtcaaaataaattggatgttttATGCAGACATTGGCACTGAAATACAAGGCATGAACAGCCATCCCTCAGTGTAAATAAATTAAGTGTTTATCATCGTGAACCACTGGCAATAAATTGAATGATATTGATCGTTCTATTCGATTGCTGCTAACCCTCCCATTCCAAACTAATTGGACTTCAAACGCTGTCAATGTCagtgaatgaaatttaaaaataaataataaaaaaacaaaaaaatatgaaaataaaaataaaataacaataaataaaaataaataaaataaaaataaaaaacaaatatatattagtatgataaaaaatatattacattataattataaatacccccaaataaaataatttcagGATAATTAATGGTCATCTTAAATTTtggtcactttttaaaattgattttgtttgtttttgttttttcgcgTAAAGCTGAAAGAACATAAGGCCAAATTGAAAACTACGGCGGCTGCactgtgtttaattttttttctaaaccaaATTCGGTCAATATGCACAGCCAGAAAAATGAacggaaatattttttaatattatacgTGGGTAATcatgaaatgtgaaaatgacGCAGTTAATGTTACTGAACAACACCAAACTCTCATCTCTCAGTGGTATTGGACGATTCAAAGCGCGTGGCTAAACGGCGTCTCATCGAGGAGAAtcgagagaaaagaaaaagggagGAGTTGGTGCGGACGCTTCACGTGAGGCCAGAGCCAAACACAACAGAGTGGGAATTAATCAGGATGGCCACTGAGGCCCACCGACACACCAACGCCCAGGGATCCAGCTGGAAACAGAAGCGCAAGTTTCTGgtatgtgttttattttaaatcatttaacatTGCCAATGAAACAAGAgttgtatttataaatatatgaaatttTTGCACACGAagctgttctttaaaaaaaaaagaattctaaAGATAAAAAACTTAATTAATTCACTGTCATTTATCTCTATAACATCAAATCTATATCATTTGGGAACGATGGCATTGAAAAATACTACTCAGTGACTCTAAGGAAAATTAACACAAATATCTATATTTGTTTCCCGCATTATGTTGGAGtcacaaacacagaaaaagaccaAACATGAGCACATGCATGATTAATGACTTGAGACGCGATCAGCAGACAAAATTggttccattttcttttttttgattaaataaatgttgcCTCCAGTCAGATGATATTGGTCAGGGAAAACTGGTGCCCACAACGGAAGAAGATAAGGTGGACCTGGAAGCCTTTAGTGAGTTCACCAAGATCATGACACCTGCAATCACACGTGTGGTGGACTTTGCCAAGAAACTGCCCATGTTCTCAGAGGTGGGTAATGCGGTGCGCACTTTTCACCTAACTTCACAAACACGCAGTGACTACTTTTACAGTGTCACGGACAATGATAgaaaattttatttcatcatgtGACTTTTAAAAAGTCTAAACTGTCaatagtagacatccaatccgtttcaatgatgtattttatatgaatcatttgtaaaaataatacaatcaaaaataaaattcactcAAGTTATTGGCAAAATGTATGTAAAGTAATACATTAAATAGTATTAATAatgttaacagaaaaaaatgactgtacATTTTCTTTGACTTCACAGCTCCCGTGTGAAGACCAGATCATCTTATTAAAAGGCTGCTGCATGGAAATTATGTCCCTCCGAGCTGCCGTTCGCTACGATCCGGAGAGTGAGACACTGACACTAAATGGCGAGATGGCCGTGAAACGTGAGCAGCTCAAAAACGGCGGTTTGGGAGTGGTGTCGGACGCCATCTTTGATTTAGGAAAAAGCTTGGCCCAGTTCAGTCTGGACGACTCTGAGGTGGCATTGATGCAGGCCGTCCTTCTTATGAGCTCAGGTGAGGATCATGATTATCATCCAGGTTCTATTTTAAGATTATCTCTCGAACACAAAATACCTTTGAGGAGAACGATCAGAATTAATGTAAGAAAAGTGAATTCACTGTTCAATGGTTGACAGTGTTCTctacgaagaagaaaaaaatcacgcgATCATGAGCCATGTGTTGTGAGAACAACGAGTcgtgtgtgtatttttgaaaGAAGGCGGAACTCAATTTGGTACACCATTTATATAAAATCATATGTTGGTTTCATTGTAGGTTCCTTCATTCCAGACTTGGATTTTATACTTTCTTTTGTTCTGAAAGCTTCTGACATTAGACTTAAAAACATGTCTTGATACTACCAGAAAACTTTTATTATTTGCCAAATTTGCCAtgggaaaaatatttagtttacaAGGACACTTGCCCACTTTCACAAAATCACACAACTCGCCAACACTCAATCAATATAAAAGTTTAAAACTCAAATATTAACTATTAAGGTACTGATGTGTAGTGGTACACTCGGAGGACATTGGTGCAGGTAGCGTGGGAacaattcccactcagtggcagttGATTGTGAGTATGTATGGttctctgtctttttttttccacgactgATTGGCGATCAGGATTGATGACTTATAATAtactaatatttcatttttcctcAAGATCGCTCAGGATTAACAAGTGTGGAGAAGATAGAGCAGTGCCAAGAGGCTTACCTGCTGGCTTTTGAGCACTACATCAACTACCGTAAGCACAGCATTCCTCACTTTTGGCCCAAGCTGTTGATGAAGGTAACGGACCTACGCATGATCGGAGCGTGCCACGCCAGTCGCTTCCTCCACATGAAGGTGGAGTGTCCCAACGAACTCTTTCCCCCACTCTTCTTGGAGGTCTTTGAAGACCAAGATGTGTGACTCCATATGACGATGGCACCCCATTACAGAAACACCATGACGCTGAAATAACTGGGTAAATGGGTGCACTTGGAAagaaaacgaaagagaaaacaAATCTGCTTTGTTGGGAACATATGGGTTCGGACACCCACCACCTACCACCAGCACTTAAtatcacaaagaaaaaaaaccttgcttCTTTGTCGTGTCACTTTAAAAGGTACAGAGATTCAACCCATAGATATCACTTGTATGGAACAAGATGCGAAATGCACAACGTAAGGCAATCCGGATAGTCGTTATCGCTTCTCGGTCTTTTTCTGTCAGTGCATTTTGATTAACATAGCTTTCTAGTCAATGGAGCAGTTTAAaattcctcaattttttttattaacgtcAGAGATACTGCCAAATAACTGCAtatatttaaaattcaattatttttattttttatcaacaCCCAAACTGAATCTTCGCCATTGCGTATTGTTTTCTATATATAAACTATGTAAAATCCATCTAGATTTCACCGAGTTACGAGCAATTTAGTGGAGAAAATCACTCACCTTACAGAAACAACCCACCTGAGAAAGCCACTGCTTGGCAAATAGTTACCAACGCCACAGACTTTTGACATCTTGTTCTATATATGTGATATCTATGAATTAAACTACACACTCAAGTAGAACTATATGCAGTAAAAGAAGAATCCCGCAGGTTAACGTCTCCTACGCAGACATCTTTCACTTCATGTGATGTGTTATTATTTCAGATCGTATTTTCCTCAGACAATCCCACTCCATTCACTTCTTTGCACCTTCTTTATCAGCAGTGGCGCTCGCTACAGTCCAGCTTGAACCCCATTGTGCCGCTGCTATGACAGTGTTCGCAAACCTACCTCCCTCACCTGGTGAGCtctcgacacacacacacgttctcCAAAATATCACATCACCTACGATTTTACCTCATGGCTTGTAAAATGTAGTGTCTTATTTATAAGTGGTTTACTGAGAGAACACACAAGTCTTTATGCTTTGCTTGCTCCTTTTAGAATGGGTCTTTGTAAGACGTTAGAGTTCAGTAGAAAATTGATCATCGTTAAATGCTAACATGACATGCAGCTCACTCTTGCTgtaagcttttatttttttatgatggtgGGCTATTAGCACAGGCTAAAGATTTATATTTGGGGGTCGTAATTAGTGGCGGCTGGTGGGAGATAAACAGTTAGACCAGACCATTCAGTGCATTACAGCAAGTGGTCCTCTCAGATACAACATATTGGGGAATGGCGGTGTTCCAAGTACATAACTACTTAGTAAACgtgacaaatatttttattcatagcGACAAATAAAAAGGATTATTTATGAAGATACTTCCCTGAATCTTATTTTGATGGAAGCCAATTGTAAGggtttagggggaaaagcaatcaCGTTTTACACTGCAGATATTTAGATGGGGTTGATTTTGACAATGTGGTAAAAGTGCCAAAAAAATAAGTAGGCTGTGaagaactacaaaaaaaattgggattaaGCCAGGTTTGAGAACATTTGTttgaaaagccttactttgaCATACGTTAGATTCTGGTTTGCCTGATCTattctcttgattttttttcttttgtgtgtatgtgcaagTATTTTCGCAATTAAGATTTATAAaatactcagtcactcagttttTCACTATCCAACTATTTTTCCGTTGTAGAATTAATTCGATTAGTCTGCATTCGCCAGCCATCCCTGATTTTATTGAATAAGGTTATTAAATGAACATCACAAGTCCACTTAGCTGCCATTGGCAGCGCTAAACTTCCAATTAATTGGATTGGGAATGCTGTCAGCGAACAAACAAAAGTTAttttgctgccaccctcccagttcaaatacgTAGATTGGATCTCTATTCCTGACAAGCTCATTTAAAGACTTTCGAATAAGATTTAGTCTTGAAGTTTTACCTCAGGTCATCCCCTCAAAAACAAAAGGACAGTTTGAAAGTATTTTTCAGGTAAACAGCCAGATTTTCCTCAGGAGTTGCAAATCAGAACCAAATAGGTACAACGAAACACTAATTTAATAGATTTCAAAAGTTACATATGAATGCCAAGAAATCTaacaaaaaggaagaaaagaatATATGttatgtataaatatttttctttatagGGTGACAAATATTACCTCTAAAATACTGATAAATAAGTATATATGTTTCCCTTAATATGCAAATACACCAAAATAGCAATAGGATGAAACTTTTTAGGCAGTCCCAGGAAATCATTGGCAACCCTGAAAACCATTAATTATGTGTAATTAAAGTAAAAgtaaatgctcatctttcagagcCATTGACAACTACTAGAAAAAACTAcaatttggaaggaaaaaaaacccaataatGCCGGTCAGTGAGCTTAAATATACAAGAATTGACCCATGGAAGACCAAAGCATCCCCAAACATCCaccaaaattgcattttctagttgcatatgtaaaaacaacaagatTGGTTTCATAAGAATAATAATTATAGTATTACATTCATCTAATATCATAGAGTTTATTTATCTACTTGTATCTACAACATATACCTCTTTCACTTCATCTTGCACACACTAAAGACATCTTTTCAACCATTATTTCCTTCTGTCCTCTCGCAGCCTCCCGCGTACTGATGTGACACGTTTAGTTGTCGGTTAGTGTTGCTACACAATGCCCCTTACCTTGTTGCTCCAACTTGTTTCTACTCACTGCTGAAACGGACCGTTCTACCTCACCACTCATCCCGCTACAGATTCCCTCTTATCTCCAACACAATAGCATGCACGTACAGTACAATTGAGCTCTGATGCCAATGTGTACagaagttttttctttttaaacaggcCATGGATCAAGAGTTCACGGCCAAAGTGGCTTAGGTCGATACATGggaccaaacttttttttatttacagtagGAACAAATTTTTAAgagttattattatattaatttCACAGAGCATCTGTGTGTGATCCCATCTTAACTCATTGACGATGACACACATTCACTCATGCGActgttttcatccttctgctgtcaATTTAAACGTGTTTTTCACTAaaatacgtccaatccattcactGCCAGATCTCCCATTTCTAATGGATTGAATGCCTATTGTTGTCAATTGCCGTTACAAAAGTTATTCTAAACAGACGTAATGACAATTGCCTACAACAGTTATATTTTATAACGACTTCCCAAGGAAGACATAAACATTTACCAAAATTTCCCCAAGACAATAAATTaaactatttgaaaatatgTAATGATTTCAGCAAGTTTAAAGTTTGTTAGTGGAGAAAATAACTTGCAACAAGAAGCCCAACAGATAATTCCACTGTTTTAAGATGTTACTAACTTATATATCATCTAGCTCTTTTTCTGGTGGTTGCAACGCATTTATTGTGAAGCACTTTTCTTGGGTAAAGCTCTTTAATTAATTGACACCCATTGATAACATAGAGattcaatctatttgaactgggagtgcAGACAGCGAATGAACATTGGTTTATtcagaacaacaaaaagagccacttaattggatgtctatcatcgtcaaaggCGCTTAAAGAGTTAAgggccctatttttttttacaaactcgACCCTCTTTTTGACACCAGTTTGGAGAGTCCATTTTCTGCTATTTAGCATGGAAACTAAGGGCACCACCCGCCAGAAACATGTTGATGACACGTTGGAATTGAGCCTCTTTGACTTTGACTAAACATGGAGCACCTTGACCATCTGTTCGTGGGGTCACGACAGTAAAAATGAGACTCCAGCAGGAGCCGTTTTGGCCTGATTGGATCAAGTCAACAAACCACAGTGatggagctaaaaaaaaaaaaccgaaaacaaaaaaaacattcactctGCAGTTTGCCTTTGGATGCATTACAGTCAAGGGGAAGGAAACAACAGTCTGTGTCATGTGATTCCCACCAAGCCAATAAATAGCAGAGTTCCTGAACAGAACTGAACTCCAAACTGCTTGCGACTGCAGAAGCGGACACAAAGCAATTTATTATCAGGTTGAAAATAGCTTCCTGAGCTACTCCCTTATCCCTGCAATTTACGCACATACAACAACTATTAcaacaatactgttaaaataAGCTCCTTTTCTGCAATTAGCGTTTCATTTCTTTCTTCTACTCCACTAAAGCTTAAGTAGCTGCAATCCCTAATACATGCAAAAGTGCATTGCTGCCATACaagagtaaaaacaaaacataaaataaacagtCCAGTATCACCTTTTTACATGATAGTGATCACATTTTTACATGACAATTATCAGGTTTTTACATGATACTTCATGTTTTTCCATGACATTTATCACGTTTTTGTGATAGTAatcacatttttacaaaatatccagtttttacaatttattacatttttacatgTCAGATATTGTGTTTTTACATGATAGTTATAGAATTTTTACACGACTTTTACATGTTAGGTATCACGTTTTTACATGATAGTACCATATAAAAATGTGACACTggactttttccccccctctaaATACCTTCCTTTACTACATCCAATAATATCTCCTGATTGAAGGTGCTAGacgtgcaatccatttgaagtgggtggGCTGGTCATTTGCTGCCAATTCAAATGGACTGAATGACTACAAATGACAAAACATACTGCAATTGGCTATCACTTTTTCTATTTTCATCAATGGATCGTACCAACGCATGCAAATAAATTCTATGTTGCTGAGCTATTAGTGATGAGCTCCTATTATCAGATAACAAACTTGTCCAAGCAGTCATGTAGCGCACCTTTATTCATCTTCATTCATTGCAACTTcactttttgccattttttttaaaactcacgATCCTATTCCTGAGCAACATAGGCCACTTGTATGTTCCAGTTTCCAATTCGCCGTCATGGTTTGAACTGGAAACTAAAAATTCTTCACtgcgggaaaaaaatgttctactCCTTCTATGATAAACTATCACCAGCACCACAGAACGCACTGCCTTCAGCCATGAtcacttacaccagcatagcaGAGAGACAGGCGGACAGGACAGTCAGTGGTCATCTCTATCAATGATTGATATGACTGTAGGGCCATGTTCAAACAAGTGAAACCATGGAGATTTTACACCCTTTATAATTGAGGCTACAGTATTCCTACCT is part of the Stigmatopora argus isolate UIUO_Sarg chromosome 14, RoL_Sarg_1.0, whole genome shotgun sequence genome and encodes:
- the LOC144089068 gene encoding thyroid hormone receptor alpha isoform X1 is translated as MEPGPKKQNNESSEKDEKGWLDVPKRKRKNSQSSMKSMSALSISVPGYIPSYLEKDEPCVVCGDKATGYHYRCITCEGCKGFFRRTIQKNLHPAYSCKYEACCIIDKITRNQCQLCRFKKCISVGMAMDLVLDDSKRVAKRRLIEENREKRKREELVRTLHVRPEPNTTEWELIRMATEAHRHTNAQGSSWKQKRKFLSDDIGQGKLVPTTEEDKVDLEAFSEFTKIMTPAITRVVDFAKKLPMFSELPCEDQIILLKGCCMEIMSLRAAVRYDPESETLTLNGEMAVKREQLKNGGLGVVSDAIFDLGKSLAQFSLDDSEVALMQAVLLMSSDRSGLTSVEKIEQCQEAYLLAFEHYINYRKHSIPHFWPKLLMKVTDLRMIGACHASRFLHMKVECPNELFPPLFLEVFEDQDV
- the LOC144089068 gene encoding thyroid hormone receptor alpha isoform X3 yields the protein MEPGPKKQNNESSEKDEKGWLDVPKRKRKNSQSSMKSMSALSISVPGYIPSYLEKDEPCVVCGDKATGYHYRCITCEGCKGFFRRTIQKNLHPAYSCKYEACCIIDKITRNQCQLCRFKKCISVGMAMDLVLDDSKRVAKRRLIEENREKRKREELVRTLHVRPEPNTTEWELIRMATEAHRHTNAQGSSWKQKRKFLSDDIGQGKLVPTTEEDKVDLEAFSEFTKIMTPAITRVVDFAKKLPMFSELPCEDQIILLKGCCMEIMSLRAAVRYDPESETLTLNGEMAVKREQLKNGGLGVVSDAIFDLGKSLAQFSLDDSEVALMQAVLLMSSDRSGLTSVEKIEQCQEAYLLAFEHYINYRKHSIPHFWPKLLMKVFEDQDV
- the LOC144089068 gene encoding thyroid hormone receptor alpha isoform X2 encodes the protein MHILQPYCINRWLDVPKRKRKNSQSSMKSMSALSISVPGYIPSYLEKDEPCVVCGDKATGYHYRCITCEGCKGFFRRTIQKNLHPAYSCKYEACCIIDKITRNQCQLCRFKKCISVGMAMDLVLDDSKRVAKRRLIEENREKRKREELVRTLHVRPEPNTTEWELIRMATEAHRHTNAQGSSWKQKRKFLSDDIGQGKLVPTTEEDKVDLEAFSEFTKIMTPAITRVVDFAKKLPMFSELPCEDQIILLKGCCMEIMSLRAAVRYDPESETLTLNGEMAVKREQLKNGGLGVVSDAIFDLGKSLAQFSLDDSEVALMQAVLLMSSDRSGLTSVEKIEQCQEAYLLAFEHYINYRKHSIPHFWPKLLMKVTDLRMIGACHASRFLHMKVECPNELFPPLFLEVFEDQDV